From the Argopecten irradians isolate NY chromosome 13, Ai_NY, whole genome shotgun sequence genome, one window contains:
- the LOC138306283 gene encoding uncharacterized protein isoform X1 produces the protein MAARRETKTEDINEDIIFKHNLLVDHLSVHMVEDDFQSLIKLFKDCPHAPKDLINITTVQELFVKLKKNENISIGRYEYFTERLEKVDKSLASYVRREEQEIRYILNSGLSPAKRLRMGQECIQQLNSDSNINPVGAERVSQLMNSFISGAVPGQTESNASSENAGTIANPEIFCGAVANPTTGNCNQLTVIYNDLRKYKDEFNIETMKVKHAENLSIGEQTVLPPGGPPVSDLSAGSSSHSQSKFHR, from the exons ATGGCAGCCAGACGAGAGACCAAGACAGAAGATATCAATGAGGATATCATTTTCAAACATAATCTTCTTGTCGACCATCTGAGTGTACACATGGTGGAAGATGACTTTCAGTCATTAATAAAACTATTTAAGGATTGTCCCCATGCACCAAAAGACTTAATCAACATTACAACTGTTCAAGAGCTATTTGTAAAGCTCAAGAAAAACGAAAACATCAGCATTGGACGCTATGAATATTTTACCGAACGGTTAGAAAAAGTTGATAAAAGTTTGGCTTCTTATGTAAGAAGAGAAGAACAAGAGATTAGATATATCCTGAACTCAG GTCTATCACCAGCGAAACGATTGCGAATGGGACAGGAATGTATCCAGCAGTTAAATTCAG ATAGTAACATCAACCCAGTTGGAGCTGAGAGAGTCAGTCAGCTGATGAATTCTTTCATCTCTGGTGCCGTCCCTGGTCAGACCGAAAGTAATGCATCAAGCGAAAATGCAGGAACAATAGCCAACCCGGAAATCTTTTGTGGAGCAGTGGCCAACCCAACAACTGGCAATTGCAATCAAC TCACCGTCATTTATAATGATCTCAGGAAATATAAAGATGAGTTTAACATTGAGACTATGAAAGTAAAACATGCTGAGAATCTATCCATCGGGGAACAAACAGTTTTACCACCAG GTGGTCCTCCTGTTTCCGATCTTTCGGCAGGTAGTTCAAGTCACTCCCAAAGTAAGTTTCACAGGTGA
- the LOC138306283 gene encoding uncharacterized protein isoform X3: protein MAARRETKTEDINEDIIFKHNLLVDHLSVHMVEDDFQSLIKLFKDCPHAPKDLINITTVQELFVKLKKNENISIGRYEYFTERLEKVDKSLASYVRREEQEIRYILNSDSNINPVGAERVSQLMNSFISGAVPGQTESNASSENAGTIANPEIFCGAVANPTTGNCNQLTVIYNDLRKYKDEFNIETMKVKHAENLSIGEQTVLPPGGPPVSDLSAGSSSHSQSKFHR, encoded by the exons ATGGCAGCCAGACGAGAGACCAAGACAGAAGATATCAATGAGGATATCATTTTCAAACATAATCTTCTTGTCGACCATCTGAGTGTACACATGGTGGAAGATGACTTTCAGTCATTAATAAAACTATTTAAGGATTGTCCCCATGCACCAAAAGACTTAATCAACATTACAACTGTTCAAGAGCTATTTGTAAAGCTCAAGAAAAACGAAAACATCAGCATTGGACGCTATGAATATTTTACCGAACGGTTAGAAAAAGTTGATAAAAGTTTGGCTTCTTATGTAAGAAGAGAAGAACAAGAGATTAGATATATCCTGAACTCAG ATAGTAACATCAACCCAGTTGGAGCTGAGAGAGTCAGTCAGCTGATGAATTCTTTCATCTCTGGTGCCGTCCCTGGTCAGACCGAAAGTAATGCATCAAGCGAAAATGCAGGAACAATAGCCAACCCGGAAATCTTTTGTGGAGCAGTGGCCAACCCAACAACTGGCAATTGCAATCAAC TCACCGTCATTTATAATGATCTCAGGAAATATAAAGATGAGTTTAACATTGAGACTATGAAAGTAAAACATGCTGAGAATCTATCCATCGGGGAACAAACAGTTTTACCACCAG GTGGTCCTCCTGTTTCCGATCTTTCGGCAGGTAGTTCAAGTCACTCCCAAAGTAAGTTTCACAGGTGA
- the LOC138306283 gene encoding uncharacterized protein isoform X2, whose translation MAARRETKTEDINEDIIFKHNLLVDHLSVHMVEDDFQSLIKLFKDCPHAPKDLINITTVQELFVKLKKNENISIGRYEYFTERLEKVDKSLASYVRREEQEIRYILNSGLSPAKRLRMGQECIQQLNSDSNINPVGAERVSQLMNSFISGAVPGQTESNASSENAGTIANPEIFCGAVANPTTGNCNQLTVIYNDLRKYKDEFNIETMKVKHAENLSIGEQTVLPPGGPPVSDLSAGSSSHSQKIHH comes from the exons ATGGCAGCCAGACGAGAGACCAAGACAGAAGATATCAATGAGGATATCATTTTCAAACATAATCTTCTTGTCGACCATCTGAGTGTACACATGGTGGAAGATGACTTTCAGTCATTAATAAAACTATTTAAGGATTGTCCCCATGCACCAAAAGACTTAATCAACATTACAACTGTTCAAGAGCTATTTGTAAAGCTCAAGAAAAACGAAAACATCAGCATTGGACGCTATGAATATTTTACCGAACGGTTAGAAAAAGTTGATAAAAGTTTGGCTTCTTATGTAAGAAGAGAAGAACAAGAGATTAGATATATCCTGAACTCAG GTCTATCACCAGCGAAACGATTGCGAATGGGACAGGAATGTATCCAGCAGTTAAATTCAG ATAGTAACATCAACCCAGTTGGAGCTGAGAGAGTCAGTCAGCTGATGAATTCTTTCATCTCTGGTGCCGTCCCTGGTCAGACCGAAAGTAATGCATCAAGCGAAAATGCAGGAACAATAGCCAACCCGGAAATCTTTTGTGGAGCAGTGGCCAACCCAACAACTGGCAATTGCAATCAAC TCACCGTCATTTATAATGATCTCAGGAAATATAAAGATGAGTTTAACATTGAGACTATGAAAGTAAAACATGCTGAGAATCTATCCATCGGGGAACAAACAGTTTTACCACCAG GTGGTCCTCCTGTTTCCGATCTTTCGGCAGGTAGTTCAAGTCACTCCCAAA AGATCCATCACTGA